In Desulfarculaceae bacterium, the following are encoded in one genomic region:
- a CDS encoding molybdopterin-dependent oxidoreductase, with translation MAPIDRKFIERALASPVTRRKFLQGLLVSGALASMPGGLLKAVTSEAGITYEGKYQVFRNACPRNCYDTCSIKTYVKDGVVQFIEGAPESTFTAGALCVKGFSYWRRAYSPDRIKYPMVQQGRGSGNWKRVSWDEAMTRIAKKILEIKKKDDSLLGLGLTKYSGNFGITNYGVEGMMSSLGYTTRFVGTPCWPAGIDAQNYDLGNMWCNDPEDFVHARYAILWGANPAWCSVHTMKFIYEAQERGAKLVVVDPVFSQTAAKADEYWRPNTGQDGALALGMCRHILDKGMYDKEFVTQHAVGFEEFAEYLRREVTVEWAAQKSGIPAQDIAKVAEEFATAKPATIWIGYGLQRHVNGGAMVRAIDALVAMTGNVGKVGGGARYGHLYTWGFNYHALIQKQPEGSKGYVGATGPMGEFDTGQGAKAAKYSDRAVNINQTARMILETNDPPVRMLWVSCKNPFSQDFDLTMLKKAFKKLEMVVVVDQFYNQTVEQADIVLPVTTLLEEWTQNVSYWHYWMSLNEQAIKPMFESKSNIEIAALLSAKMNQLSPGSCTFSPKLNSKKWMEMEFNKGIYDLFGIKSWQDLRKGPVKAKLASSAAWHDYKFKTPSGKYEFKSDLCKEHGHQALPEYLANRKPYAPYRLLTPHSKFNIHSQFQNLDWMAEFNPEPFVYINPKLAAKKGIADGSLVKLSSKVGEMQIKAKLTDNVAPDTLLMYEGWFNKNPYNVQNMVDDTSADMGKWKTGAPGVAIHDQFCDVNPA, from the coding sequence ATGGCCCCCATTGATCGCAAATTTATCGAACGGGCCCTGGCCTCGCCGGTAACCCGCCGCAAATTCCTGCAAGGGCTCCTGGTGAGCGGCGCATTGGCTTCCATGCCCGGCGGGTTGCTCAAGGCGGTGACCAGCGAGGCGGGCATAACCTACGAGGGTAAATATCAGGTTTTCCGCAACGCCTGCCCCCGCAACTGCTACGACACCTGCAGCATCAAGACCTATGTCAAGGACGGGGTGGTGCAGTTCATCGAGGGGGCTCCGGAATCCACCTTCACCGCGGGCGCCCTGTGCGTAAAGGGCTTCTCCTATTGGCGCCGCGCCTACAGCCCGGACCGCATTAAGTACCCCATGGTGCAGCAGGGAAGGGGCAGCGGCAACTGGAAGCGGGTGAGCTGGGACGAGGCCATGACCAGGATCGCCAAGAAGATCCTGGAGATCAAAAAGAAGGACGACTCCCTCTTGGGCCTGGGGCTCACCAAGTACTCGGGCAACTTCGGCATAACCAACTACGGGGTGGAGGGCATGATGTCCTCCCTGGGCTACACTACCCGTTTCGTGGGCACTCCCTGCTGGCCGGCGGGCATCGACGCCCAAAACTACGACCTGGGCAACATGTGGTGCAACGACCCCGAGGATTTTGTCCACGCCCGCTACGCCATCCTCTGGGGGGCCAACCCGGCCTGGTGCTCGGTGCACACCATGAAGTTCATCTACGAGGCCCAGGAGCGCGGCGCCAAGCTGGTGGTGGTCGACCCGGTCTTCAGCCAAACCGCGGCCAAGGCGGACGAGTATTGGCGGCCCAATACCGGCCAGGACGGCGCCCTGGCCTTGGGCATGTGCCGTCACATCCTGGACAAGGGGATGTACGACAAAGAGTTCGTCACCCAACACGCGGTGGGTTTCGAGGAGTTCGCCGAGTATCTGCGCCGCGAAGTCACGGTTGAGTGGGCCGCCCAAAAGAGCGGCATCCCGGCCCAGGACATTGCCAAGGTGGCCGAAGAGTTCGCCACCGCCAAACCGGCCACCATCTGGATCGGCTACGGCCTGCAACGCCACGTCAACGGCGGGGCCATGGTGCGGGCCATCGACGCCCTGGTGGCCATGACCGGCAACGTGGGCAAGGTGGGCGGCGGAGCCCGCTACGGCCATCTGTACACTTGGGGCTTCAACTACCACGCCCTGATCCAAAAGCAACCGGAGGGCTCCAAGGGCTACGTGGGAGCCACCGGCCCCATGGGCGAGTTCGACACCGGCCAGGGAGCCAAGGCGGCCAAGTACAGCGACCGCGCGGTGAACATCAACCAAACCGCCCGCATGATTTTGGAAACCAATGACCCGCCGGTGCGCATGCTCTGGGTCTCCTGCAAGAACCCCTTCAGCCAAGACTTTGACCTGACCATGCTCAAGAAGGCCTTCAAAAAGCTGGAGATGGTGGTGGTGGTGGACCAGTTCTACAACCAAACCGTGGAGCAGGCCGACATCGTGCTGCCGGTGACCACCTTGCTCGAGGAATGGACCCAAAACGTCAGCTACTGGCACTACTGGATGTCCTTGAACGAACAGGCCATCAAGCCCATGTTCGAGTCCAAGAGCAACATCGAGATAGCGGCCCTGCTCTCGGCCAAGATGAATCAGCTCTCGCCCGGCTCCTGCACCTTCTCCCCCAAGCTGAACAGCAAGAAGTGGATGGAGATGGAGTTCAACAAGGGCATCTACGACCTGTTCGGCATCAAGAGCTGGCAGGATCTACGCAAGGGCCCGGTCAAGGCCAAGCTGGCCAGCTCGGCCGCCTGGCACGACTACAAGTTCAAGACCCCTTCGGGCAAGTACGAGTTCAAGAGCGATCTGTGCAAGGAGCATGGCCACCAGGCCCTGCCCGAGTACCTGGCCAACCGCAAACCCTATGCGCCCTACCGGCTGCTGACCCCCCATTCCAAGTTCAACATCCACTCCCAGTTCCAGAACCTGGACTGGATGGCCGAGTTCAACCCCGAGCCCTTTGTTTACATCAACCCCAAGCTGGCGGCGAAAAAGGGCATCGCCGATGGATCGTTGGTCAAGCTCTCCAGCAAGGTGGGTGAGATGCAGATCAAGGCAAAGCTCACCGACAACGTGGCCCCGGACACCCTGCTGATGTACGAGGGTTGGTTCAACAAAAACCCTTATAACGTGCAAAACATGGTGGACGACACCTCCGCCGACATGGGCAAGTGGAAAACCGGCGCACCGGGGGTGGCTATTCATGACCAATTTTGCGACGTCAACCCGGCGTAG
- a CDS encoding 4Fe-4S dicluster domain-containing protein — protein sequence MSKKQAGFYIDAQRCIGCYSCAMACKNQYHQEPGVHWRYVYPLKEEIYPHRERAWMSLACNHCEHPTCLEVCPVEAYYKREKDGVVVHEQEKCIGCQNCIRSCPYGAPRFNPARHQAEKCSMCYQRLDAGLKPACVQGCPTYALQFIEDMASFDQSGKVQYLAGFPRFPELNPSVRFRPPREPREVRR from the coding sequence ATGAGTAAGAAACAAGCCGGTTTTTATATCGACGCGCAACGCTGCATCGGATGCTACTCCTGCGCCATGGCCTGTAAAAACCAGTACCACCAGGAGCCGGGGGTGCATTGGCGCTATGTCTATCCCCTCAAGGAGGAGATATATCCCCACCGCGAGCGGGCCTGGATGTCCCTGGCCTGCAACCACTGCGAGCATCCAACCTGCCTAGAGGTCTGCCCGGTGGAGGCCTATTACAAGCGGGAAAAGGACGGGGTGGTGGTCCACGAGCAGGAAAAGTGCATCGGTTGCCAAAACTGCATCCGCTCCTGCCCCTACGGCGCGCCCCGCTTCAACCCGGCCCGACACCAGGCGGAGAAATGCAGCATGTGCTACCAGCGGCTGGATGCGGGCCTCAAGCCGGCCTGCGTGCAGGGCTGCCCCACCTACGCCTTGCAGTTCATTGAGGACATGGCCTCGTTCGACCAGTCGGGCAAGGTGCAATACCTCGCCGGGTTCCCGCGCTTCCCCGAACTCAACCCTTCGGTCCGCTTCCGGCCTCCCCGAGAGCCGCGCGAGGTAAGGAGATAA
- a CDS encoding dimethyl sulfoxide reductase anchor subunit yields MVFTDFSLVVFSTLAQLAVGLTVMAALQPRAAGESGEVKLKVEWVTAGLILAAALMASMFHLGHPSGSPRALVHLSTSWLSREILAFGCFGGVLVLAFLTLWKNSGGSSLLIRLTAAVGLAALLVSGMVYAPPSFPALNNGVPVLFFLLTAFILGSAFGAYFVGAERQGLLVKVLATSLVVGLVVNLILPSIWLSGGTVARMTGANFYGSWLYWLRIAGEFVVPLAVLGAWKKIPAWLPILLLLGEAAGRIMFLNSVVHTATNLGGLY; encoded by the coding sequence ATGGTGTTCACGGATTTTTCCCTGGTAGTGTTCTCCACCCTGGCCCAGTTGGCCGTGGGGCTCACGGTAATGGCCGCCCTGCAACCGCGAGCCGCCGGTGAGAGCGGCGAAGTCAAACTGAAGGTGGAATGGGTGACCGCCGGTTTGATCCTGGCCGCCGCCTTAATGGCCAGCATGTTCCACCTGGGGCACCCCTCGGGCAGCCCCAGGGCCCTGGTGCACCTGAGCACCTCCTGGCTGTCACGGGAAATACTGGCCTTTGGTTGCTTCGGCGGGGTGCTGGTGCTGGCCTTTTTAACCCTCTGGAAAAACAGCGGGGGCAGTTCGCTGTTGATCAGGCTCACCGCGGCGGTGGGTTTGGCCGCCCTGCTGGTCTCGGGCATGGTTTACGCGCCTCCCAGCTTCCCGGCGCTGAACAACGGCGTGCCCGTGCTGTTCTTCCTGCTCACCGCCTTTATCCTGGGCTCGGCCTTTGGGGCCTACTTCGTGGGCGCCGAGCGGCAGGGGCTGTTGGTCAAGGTGCTCGCCACCAGCCTGGTGGTGGGGCTAGTGGTCAATCTGATCCTGCCCTCCATCTGGCTATCCGGCGGCACCGTGGCCCGCATGACCGGGGCCAACTTCTACGGCTCCTGGCTCTACTGGCTGCGCATCGCCGGCGAGTTCGTGGTGCCCCTGGCCGTGCTGGGCGCCTGGAAAAAAATACCGGCCTGGCTGCCCATCCTGCTTCTTTTGGGCGAGGCGGCGGGCCGCATCATGTTCCTGAACAGCGTGGTGCACACCGCCACCAACTTGGGCGGACTCTACTAA